The proteins below are encoded in one region of Clostridium estertheticum:
- a CDS encoding 3-oxoacid CoA-transferase subunit B: MITDSKLAKEIIAKRVAKELKDGQLVNLGIGLPTLVGNYVPKGMHITFQSENGIVGMGPKAKAGQEDTNLINAGGQCVTVLPEGSFFDSSMSFALIRGGHVDVTVLGALEVDEKGNLANWIVPGKMVPGMGGAMDLVMGANVVIIAMRHTGKGKPKILKKCTLPLTAKSQVNLIVTELCVIEVTANGLLLKEIHKDTTIDEIKSVTEATLIIPDNIKIMDV; the protein is encoded by the coding sequence ATGATTACAGATAGTAAGTTAGCAAAAGAAATTATTGCTAAAAGAGTTGCAAAAGAATTAAAAGATGGTCAACTTGTAAATCTTGGTATAGGGCTTCCAACTTTGGTGGGAAATTATGTGCCAAAGGGAATGCATATTACTTTTCAATCGGAAAATGGTATTGTCGGCATGGGTCCAAAAGCAAAAGCAGGACAAGAAGATACAAATTTAATTAATGCAGGTGGACAGTGTGTAACTGTACTTCCAGAGGGTTCATTCTTTGATAGTTCTATGTCCTTTGCACTAATTAGAGGCGGACATGTTGATGTTACTGTGCTTGGAGCTTTAGAAGTAGATGAAAAAGGGAATTTAGCTAATTGGATTGTTCCAGGCAAAATGGTACCTGGAATGGGCGGTGCTATGGATTTAGTAATGGGTGCAAATGTAGTAATTATAGCCATGCGACATACTGGAAAAGGAAAACCTAAAATTCTTAAAAAATGTACACTGCCACTCACTGCAAAATCTCAAGTAAATTTAATTGTTACAGAACTTTGTGTAATTGAAGTAACAGCTAATGGACTACTTTTAAAAGAAATTCATAAAGATACAACAATTGATGAAATTAAATCTGTAACAGAAGCAACTTTAATTATTCCAGATAATATAAAAATTATGGATGTATAA
- a CDS encoding 3-oxoacid CoA-transferase subunit A — MNKIFEIEELKSIFKDGMTIMIGGFLDCGTPDTIIDMLVDLNIKDLTIIANDTGFPDKGIGKLVVNGQVKKVIASHIGTNPETGRRMNTGEMEVELSPQGTLIERIRAAGSGLGGVLTPTGLGTIVENGKRIITISNTNYLLELPLKADVSLVKGSIVDEFGNTYYKATTKNFNPYIAMAAKTVIMEAESLVKCEQLRTEDIMTPGVLVNYIVKEAV; from the coding sequence ATGAATAAAATATTTGAAATAGAAGAATTAAAGTCTATTTTTAAAGATGGAATGACAATTATGATCGGTGGTTTTTTAGATTGTGGAACCCCTGACACAATAATAGATATGTTGGTTGATTTAAATATAAAGGATTTAACCATCATTGCAAATGATACAGGTTTTCCAGATAAAGGTATAGGAAAATTGGTTGTGAATGGTCAAGTAAAGAAAGTGATTGCTTCACATATTGGAACCAATCCTGAGACTGGAAGAAGGATGAATACTGGTGAAATGGAAGTAGAACTTTCTCCACAAGGAACGTTAATTGAAAGAATCCGCGCAGCTGGATCTGGTCTAGGCGGTGTATTAACACCAACTGGACTAGGAACTATTGTAGAAAATGGAAAAAGAATAATTACAATTAGCAATACTAATTATTTGTTAGAACTTCCGTTAAAGGCAGATGTATCACTTGTAAAAGGCAGTATAGTAGATGAGTTTGGGAATACCTACTATAAGGCAACTACAAAAAATTTCAATCCTTATATTGCAATGGCTGCAAAAACGGTAATAATGGAAGCTGAAAGCTTAGTAAAATGTGAACAATTAAGAACAGAAGATATAATGACTCCTGGTGTACTTGTGAATTATATTGTAAAGGAGGCAGTTTAA
- a CDS encoding aldehyde dehydrogenase family protein, which yields MNKDVLVSAKTEALNVISNVEGTKCKQANNDSLYLGVFEDVEIAILKAIHAQKLLTTDYKEEDRERLINSIRKATLENKETLAKMIIEETKMGRYEDKILKHELAAKYTPGTEDLTTTAWSGDQGLTVVKMSPYGVIGAITPSTNPTETVICNSIGMIAAGNSVVFNGHPGAKKCVAFAVDMINRAILSAGGPANLVTTVKNPTMESLDVIMKHPSIKLLCGTGGPGLIKTLLNSGKKAIGAGSGNPPVIVDDTADIKKAAKSIIEGCSFDNNLPCIAEKEVFVFENVANDLINNMLQNNSVLINKEQVSMLLDLILIKKDEKSYNHNKKPEYNINKKWVGKDAKLFLDEIDVEAPTNVKCIICEVDINHPFVMTELMMPILSIVRVKDIDEAIECAKIAEQSKRHSAYIYSKNIDNLDRFEKEIDTTIFVKNAKSFAGVGSGAEGFTTFTIAGPTGEGITSARDFTRQRRCVLVS from the coding sequence ATGAACAAAGATGTATTAGTATCAGCAAAAACAGAAGCTTTAAATGTAATATCAAATGTTGAGGGTACCAAATGTAAGCAAGCTAACAATGATAGTTTATATTTAGGAGTGTTCGAAGACGTTGAAATCGCTATTTTAAAAGCAATCCATGCACAAAAGTTGTTAACTACTGATTATAAAGAAGAAGATAGAGAACGACTTATAAACAGTATAAGAAAGGCTACATTAGAAAATAAAGAAACGCTTGCAAAAATGATCATAGAAGAAACAAAAATGGGACGATATGAAGATAAAATATTAAAACATGAATTAGCCGCTAAATATACTCCTGGTACAGAAGATTTAACTACTACAGCTTGGTCTGGAGATCAAGGACTTACAGTAGTAAAGATGTCTCCTTACGGTGTCATCGGTGCAATAACCCCCTCTACAAATCCAACTGAAACTGTTATATGCAATAGTATAGGTATGATAGCTGCCGGAAACTCTGTCGTGTTTAATGGACATCCAGGGGCAAAAAAATGCGTTGCTTTTGCCGTGGATATGATAAATAGAGCAATCCTCTCAGCTGGTGGACCAGCAAATTTAGTAACTACTGTGAAAAATCCAACTATGGAATCCTTAGATGTAATTATGAAACACCCCTCTATAAAACTTTTATGTGGGACTGGAGGACCAGGATTAATAAAAACGCTTTTAAATTCAGGTAAAAAAGCTATAGGCGCAGGTTCAGGAAATCCTCCAGTTATAGTAGATGATACTGCAGATATAAAAAAAGCTGCAAAAAGCATAATAGAAGGTTGTTCTTTTGATAACAATTTACCTTGTATCGCAGAAAAAGAAGTGTTTGTTTTTGAAAATGTAGCAAATGATTTAATAAATAATATGCTTCAAAACAATTCTGTACTTATAAACAAAGAGCAAGTATCAATGTTATTAGATTTAATACTAATAAAGAAAGATGAAAAAAGTTATAATCACAACAAAAAACCAGAATATAATATAAATAAAAAATGGGTAGGAAAAGATGCAAAATTATTTTTAGATGAAATAGATGTAGAAGCCCCTACTAACGTTAAATGTATAATATGTGAGGTAGATATAAATCACCCTTTTGTAATGACAGAGCTTATGATGCCAATACTCTCAATTGTAAGAGTTAAAGACATTGATGAAGCTATAGAGTGCGCCAAAATAGCGGAACAAAGCAAAAGACATAGTGCATATATATATTCAAAAAATATCGATAATTTAGATAGATTTGAAAAAGAAATAGATACAACTATTTTTGTAAAGAATGCTAAATCATTTGCTGGAGTAGGTTCTGGTGCAGAAGGATTTACAACTTTCACTATTGCTGGACCTACTGGTGAGGGTATAACTTCTGCAAGAGATTTTACAAGACAAAGGAGATGTGTGCTTGTAAGCTAA
- a CDS encoding rhamnogalacturonan lyase B N-terminal domain-containing protein — MKIKSSNALQRLAISLIFVIIITLATNLVPGTYVHAASIGVTDNGSTIVVTSGAGLIYTINKTNGDMTSCKLNGTELNGTNKASQISSGLGSATVTWTTFSSGATVLITCATSTLTQYYASKYGSNIIYMGTYITEEPSVGELRYIFRGNMDVLTSVPKNSNLSGNSGTIESTDVYGFSTGYTASKYYGNDQTKDLNIKGATGSNVGVFMAYGSHETGSGGPFQRDIQFQRAYPDNMNTEITNYLNSTHAKTEDFRTGLFGPYALVFTTGSTPSVPDFSWMSSLGLKGYVASSSRGQVVLNGLSGMDTNYTYTIGFANTTAQYWATTSSSGVATCPNMKVGTYTMQVYKGEIAVYTENVTVTAGSTTTLNTRTITGDPSTNSTIWRIGDWDGTPLEFLSGKTFQLRHPSDVRNSSWGPVTYAVGSSTNKFPAAQFRGANSPTTVTFTLTSTQASAAHTLKLGITTAYNNGRPSVTINGHALTDPVASTQPRERTLTVGTYRGNNANFTWSIPSSDFVTGSNTITITPISGSSDTSTYLSASFAYDCVELEN; from the coding sequence ATGAAAATTAAATCGTCCAACGCTCTGCAACGATTAGCCATTAGTCTCATTTTTGTAATCATTATCACTCTGGCAACGAACTTAGTTCCAGGAACCTACGTACATGCAGCCTCTATCGGGGTTACTGATAACGGTTCCACTATTGTAGTAACCTCTGGAGCAGGATTGATCTACACAATTAATAAAACTAACGGGGATATGACATCCTGCAAATTGAATGGAACTGAACTTAATGGTACAAACAAAGCATCACAAATTTCATCAGGTTTAGGTTCTGCCACAGTTACATGGACAACCTTCTCTTCTGGTGCTACAGTACTAATCACTTGTGCTACTAGTACACTTACACAATATTATGCCTCAAAATACGGGAGTAACATTATTTATATGGGAACTTACATAACGGAAGAACCTTCTGTAGGTGAATTACGTTATATTTTTAGAGGTAACATGGATGTTCTAACTAGTGTTCCTAAAAATTCAAATCTTTCAGGTAATTCTGGAACTATCGAAAGCACTGATGTTTATGGTTTCTCTACTGGATATACTGCGTCTAAATACTATGGAAATGATCAAACTAAAGACTTAAATATAAAGGGTGCTACTGGTAGTAATGTTGGCGTATTTATGGCTTATGGTAGCCATGAAACTGGTTCCGGCGGACCATTCCAACGTGACATTCAGTTCCAAAGAGCATACCCAGATAACATGAATACGGAAATCACTAATTACCTGAACTCCACTCACGCTAAGACAGAAGACTTTCGTACAGGTTTATTTGGTCCTTATGCTTTAGTCTTCACCACGGGGTCAACACCAAGTGTACCTGATTTCAGCTGGATGTCTAGCTTAGGGTTAAAGGGTTATGTAGCCAGTTCTAGCCGTGGTCAAGTAGTTTTAAATGGACTTTCCGGAATGGATACAAACTACACTTATACCATTGGGTTTGCTAATACTACAGCACAATATTGGGCTACTACTTCTTCATCCGGTGTAGCTACATGCCCAAATATGAAGGTAGGAACCTATACCATGCAAGTATATAAAGGAGAAATAGCTGTTTATACAGAGAATGTAACAGTAACCGCTGGGAGCACTACAACCCTTAATACTCGTACAATCACTGGAGATCCAAGCACCAACTCAACTATTTGGCGTATTGGAGACTGGGATGGTACACCTTTAGAATTCTTAAGTGGAAAAACTTTTCAATTAAGACATCCTTCTGATGTACGTAATAGTAGCTGGGGTCCAGTAACTTATGCAGTAGGAAGTTCAACAAATAAATTCCCGGCAGCACAGTTCCGTGGAGCTAATAGTCCAACAACAGTAACATTTACTCTTACTTCAACACAGGCATCAGCTGCTCACACTCTTAAACTTGGTATTACTACGGCTTACAACAATGGGCGACCTAGTGTGACTATTAACGGACACGCTTTAACTGACCCGGTTGCTTCAACACAACCTAGAGAACGTACTTTAACGGTTGGTACTTATAGAGGAAACAATGCAAACTTTACCTGGAGTATTCCCTCCTCTGATTTTGTAACTGGATCAAATACAATAACTATCACGCCTATTAGTGGTTCAAGTGATACAAGTACTTACCTTAGTGCTTCCTTCGCTTATGACTGTGTAGAACTGGAAAATTAG
- a CDS encoding IS1182 family transposase: MLKGQLEIKINTYHSLYSLIIPKDNILKQINDLVDFSFVYDELIINYSSSMGRGAINPIMLFKYLLLKVIYELSDEDVVERTLYDMSFKYFLNLAPEETNLINSSTLTKFRKLRLKDMNLLDLLINKTVELAIKEGVLKSKAIIVDATHTKSRYNQKSAGEELLKRAKNLRKTLYGVHPEIKEDLPNKVTNGVLEDILEYCKLLIDSINKNPEIVANPTVKTKLNYLTEAFNDDIENLKLSKDEDAKVGHKTEDSSFFGYKSHLAMSEERLITAAVITTGEKSDGKELIALIEKSREAGIDVNEVIGDTAYSEKKNLEYAKENKIALISKLNPVISQGMRKKEDEFEFNKDAGLFVCPAGHMAIKKAKQGKKNVGKNQVLTYYFNVEKCKNCVHKDGCYKEGAKSKTYSVSIKSNTHKDQIEFEKSEYFKKRARERYMIEAKNSELKHQHGYDVAISSGLISMQMQGALSIFTVNLKRIIKLKSMK; this comes from the coding sequence ATGCTAAAAGGACAATTGGAAATAAAAATAAATACATACCATAGCTTATATTCGTTAATTATTCCGAAAGATAACATTTTAAAGCAAATTAATGACCTTGTTGACTTTTCATTTGTTTATGACGAATTGATTATTAACTATAGTTCATCTATGGGTAGAGGTGCTATTAACCCTATAATGCTATTTAAATATTTGCTTTTGAAAGTAATATATGAATTGTCTGATGAAGATGTTGTTGAAAGAACTCTTTATGATATGTCATTTAAATATTTTCTGAATTTAGCCCCAGAAGAAACAAATTTAATAAACTCAAGTACATTAACTAAATTTAGAAAGCTTCGCCTTAAAGACATGAATTTATTAGATTTATTAATAAACAAGACTGTAGAACTTGCTATAAAAGAGGGAGTTTTAAAAAGCAAAGCAATAATAGTTGATGCTACGCATACCAAGTCACGTTATAACCAAAAATCAGCAGGAGAAGAATTATTGAAACGTGCAAAAAATTTAAGAAAAACATTGTACGGAGTACATCCTGAGATAAAAGAAGATTTGCCGAATAAAGTTACAAATGGAGTACTTGAAGATATTCTTGAGTACTGCAAATTATTAATTGATAGCATAAACAAGAATCCAGAAATTGTAGCAAATCCAACTGTGAAAACTAAATTAAACTACTTAACCGAAGCTTTTAATGATGACATAGAAAACCTAAAACTATCAAAAGATGAGGATGCAAAAGTGGGGCATAAGACTGAGGATAGTTCTTTTTTTGGATATAAATCACACCTTGCTATGAGTGAAGAACGTTTAATTACAGCAGCTGTTATTACAACTGGCGAAAAAAGTGATGGAAAGGAGCTCATAGCCTTAATAGAAAAAAGCCGTGAGGCTGGTATAGATGTTAATGAAGTAATTGGAGATACAGCTTATTCTGAAAAGAAAAATCTAGAATATGCAAAAGAAAATAAAATTGCATTAATTTCAAAACTAAATCCTGTAATTTCACAAGGAATGCGAAAAAAAGAAGATGAATTTGAGTTTAATAAAGATGCTGGTTTATTTGTATGTCCGGCAGGTCATATGGCTATTAAAAAAGCAAAACAGGGAAAGAAGAATGTTGGTAAAAATCAAGTGTTAACTTACTATTTTAATGTAGAAAAGTGTAAAAATTGTGTTCATAAAGATGGGTGTTATAAAGAAGGCGCTAAATCTAAAACTTATTCAGTTTCAATAAAGTCAAATACCCACAAAGATCAAATAGAGTTCGAAAAAAGTGAATATTTTAAAAAACGTGCTAGGGAGCGTTATATGATAGAGGCTAAAAATAGTGAACTTAAGCACCAACATGGCTATGATGTAGCAATATCGTCAGGCTTAATTAGCATGCAAATGCAAGGTGCATTATCAATCTTCACTGTGAATCTAAAGAGAATAATTAAGTTGAAAAGCATGAAATAG
- a CDS encoding IS1182 family transposase encodes MINEKNFTQQKLEMVYLEDLVPKDHILRNIDKYMDFSFIRELTQKYYCLDNGRPGVDPILLFKMLFIGYLFGIKSERQLVKEIEVNVAYRWFLGLSLTDVIPDHSTISQNRRRRFKGTDVFQKIFDEVVFKAINLKMVTGKILYTDSTHLKANANKRKLVKIEVEKTPKEYVADLNKAVEEDRINHGKRPLKVKEPVTIIKEIKVSTTDPDSGYMMRDGKPEGFSYLDHRTVDSKHNIITDVYVTPGNINDVDPYIDRLDVQIKKFNFNTKYVGADAGYATNLICKELFERELKSVMGYRRSPHTKGMYTKNKFQYVKEKDIYVCPDLRALHYKTTTRDGYKEYVGNAKDCKECPNRTQCFSDKSKVKTVRRHVWEMYKEDVVKFTKTDKGRNIYRRRKETIERSFADSKQLHGLRYCHMRGLENVQEQCLLTAAVQNMKKIASLLSSMFFYFITKNLLHVTNLSINQNAIA; translated from the coding sequence ATGATTAATGAAAAGAACTTCACACAACAAAAATTAGAAATGGTATATTTAGAGGATTTAGTTCCTAAAGACCATATTCTCAGAAATATAGATAAATACATGGATTTCTCTTTCATAAGAGAATTGACTCAAAAATATTATTGTTTAGATAATGGAAGACCTGGCGTAGATCCTATTTTACTCTTCAAAATGCTGTTTATTGGATACCTATTTGGAATAAAATCTGAGCGACAACTTGTAAAGGAAATTGAAGTAAATGTAGCTTATAGATGGTTTTTAGGACTAAGCCTTACTGATGTTATTCCAGATCATTCAACAATTAGCCAAAATAGACGTAGACGATTTAAAGGAACTGACGTGTTCCAAAAAATATTTGACGAAGTCGTATTTAAGGCTATAAATCTTAAGATGGTAACTGGTAAAATACTTTACACAGATTCTACACACCTAAAAGCAAATGCTAATAAGCGAAAGCTTGTGAAAATTGAAGTTGAAAAAACACCTAAAGAATATGTAGCTGATCTTAATAAAGCTGTAGAGGAAGATAGAATAAATCACGGTAAAAGACCTTTGAAAGTGAAAGAACCTGTTACCATAATAAAAGAAATTAAAGTTAGCACAACTGACCCCGACAGCGGATATATGATGAGAGATGGCAAGCCGGAAGGCTTCTCCTATTTAGATCACAGAACTGTGGACAGTAAACACAATATAATTACTGATGTTTATGTTACTCCTGGAAATATAAATGATGTTGATCCTTATATCGATAGATTGGATGTGCAAATAAAAAAATTTAATTTTAATACAAAATATGTTGGTGCCGATGCTGGTTATGCTACAAATCTTATATGTAAAGAACTATTTGAGAGAGAATTAAAATCTGTAATGGGATATAGAAGGTCTCCACATACAAAAGGAATGTACACTAAAAATAAATTTCAATATGTTAAAGAGAAGGACATATATGTTTGCCCTGACTTAAGGGCTTTGCATTATAAAACGACAACTAGAGATGGATATAAAGAGTATGTTGGGAATGCAAAAGATTGCAAAGAATGCCCAAATAGAACTCAATGTTTTTCTGATAAAAGTAAGGTTAAAACTGTTAGAAGACATGTTTGGGAAATGTATAAAGAAGATGTTGTAAAGTTTACCAAAACGGATAAGGGTAGAAATATATATAGAAGAAGGAAAGAAACTATAGAGCGAAGCTTCGCAGATTCTAAACAACTGCATGGGCTTCGCTATTGCCATATGCGCGGATTAGAAAATGTGCAAGAGCAGTGTCTGCTTACAGCAGCAGTGCAAAATATGAAAAAGATAGCTAGCCTACTATCTTCCATGTTTTTTTATTTTATAACTAAAAACCTGTTGCATGTTACTAATTTATCTATAAATCAAAATGCTATCGCATAA
- a CDS encoding right-handed parallel beta-helix repeat-containing protein — protein sequence MQRLKNLCMVAALGAIVMGGCLLQSTSASAASIINVKAGGSTLSSALALAKPGDTIAILGTVTSGSVVVPAGVTISGTAGKGVINFSSSTGRGLTINTKGSTIKDLELYGAADNGIYMEGSGNNLINLKVHGNHDAGVQLSNGAANNTLTKVYSYSNADAKGVNADGFAIKLHSGVGNTLTDCTAEGNSDDGYDLYAAHGAVTFTRCKAINNGNCGGIKGDGNGFKVGGVDNKTPGKAAHLDPLNHVLIDCTATGNTGSGFDRNNQNGVVTMTGCIGQKNGKNNFNFPLTGAPSALGYSVTFGKAIMKNCTSINGTNNITGATLSGCIGF from the coding sequence ATGCAAAGACTTAAAAATTTATGTATGGTAGCAGCACTAGGAGCAATAGTTATGGGAGGATGTTTATTACAAAGTACATCAGCCTCTGCTGCTAGTATTATCAACGTTAAAGCTGGAGGATCTACATTATCAAGTGCTTTAGCCTTAGCTAAACCTGGAGATACGATAGCAATTTTAGGAACAGTAACTTCAGGGTCAGTAGTTGTACCAGCAGGAGTAACAATATCAGGAACAGCGGGAAAGGGAGTCATAAATTTTTCTTCTAGTACTGGCAGAGGATTAACAATTAATACCAAGGGATCCACAATTAAAGATTTGGAACTTTATGGTGCTGCAGATAATGGAATATATATGGAAGGATCAGGTAATAATCTAATAAACTTAAAGGTTCATGGTAACCATGACGCCGGTGTACAATTATCAAATGGAGCAGCTAATAATACTTTAACCAAAGTTTACTCCTATAGTAATGCAGATGCAAAAGGAGTAAATGCTGATGGATTTGCAATTAAATTACATTCAGGTGTTGGTAATACATTAACAGATTGTACCGCTGAAGGAAATTCAGATGATGGATATGATTTATATGCTGCTCATGGGGCTGTAACATTTACAAGATGTAAAGCTATAAACAATGGTAACTGCGGTGGAATAAAGGGTGACGGTAACGGATTTAAGGTTGGAGGCGTAGACAACAAAACTCCAGGTAAAGCAGCACATTTAGACCCACTAAACCATGTGCTTATTGATTGCACAGCAACAGGAAACACAGGCAGTGGATTTGATAGAAATAATCAAAACGGTGTTGTTACAATGACTGGTTGTATTGGTCAAAAGAATGGTAAAAATAATTTTAATTTTCCACTTACAGGTGCACCATCAGCTTTAGGATATTCAGTTACATTTGGTAAAGCTATAATGAAAAATTGTACATCTATAAATGGTACAAATAATATTACAGGAGCTACATTGAGTGGTTGCATAGGTTTCTAA
- a CDS encoding endo-1,4-beta-xylanase has product MLTVSQAKALGYYIPSNYTETTVPKIDFTAVDKALQICYKNGLGVRGHTLIWQSQTTSWLFNTRYSSSGSYVSSTVMDARMEFYIKTIMNHVYSSNYGSVVYAWDVVNEYLHSPSTSGWVKIYGNVTTSPQFVKNAFRYAYETTSHFGLTNKVSLFYNDYNEYMESSNIIKMINYINSGTRYCNGIGYQSHLSTSFPSVDYYNSALQAFMNAGLEIQITELDAGATTETEQAAYSYNIMKAICEVKKAGANITGITWWGLSDNVSWRIDNPLLFSTLYVPKASYYRTLDAYTNVFN; this is encoded by the coding sequence TTGCTTACGGTTTCACAAGCAAAAGCATTAGGATACTATATTCCAAGTAATTATACAGAGACTACAGTACCAAAGATTGATTTTACTGCTGTTGACAAGGCATTACAAATTTGCTACAAGAACGGTTTGGGTGTCCGTGGACATACTTTAATATGGCAATCGCAGACTACATCTTGGTTATTTAATACAAGATACAGCTCCAGCGGAAGCTACGTAAGTTCAACTGTTATGGATGCACGTATGGAATTTTATATAAAGACAATTATGAATCATGTTTATTCAAGCAATTATGGCAGTGTTGTTTATGCATGGGATGTTGTAAATGAGTACTTACATTCTCCATCCACATCAGGATGGGTTAAGATTTATGGAAATGTTACAACTTCTCCTCAATTTGTAAAAAATGCATTCCGTTATGCTTACGAAACAACAAGTCATTTTGGTTTGACAAACAAAGTAAGTCTATTCTACAATGACTATAATGAATACATGGAATCCTCTAATATCATAAAAATGATTAATTATATTAACTCAGGTACTCGTTATTGTAATGGTATCGGTTACCAATCTCACCTCAGTACTTCATTTCCAAGTGTTGACTATTACAATTCAGCTTTACAGGCATTTATGAATGCAGGGTTAGAGATTCAGATTACAGAACTAGATGCAGGTGCAACTACGGAAACGGAACAGGCAGCATATTCATATAATATTATGAAAGCAATCTGTGAGGTTAAAAAAGCAGGCGCAAATATCACAGGCATTACATGGTGGGGACTTTCTGATAATGTATCCTGGAGAATCGATAATCCACTGCTTTTCTCAACATTATATGTTCCGAAAGCTTCTTACTATAGAACCCTAGATGCTTATACAAATGTTTTTAATTAA